The genomic stretch ACGTCCCGAAAAGGCATAGGTCACACCCGATACTGCGGCGACAACGATCAACCCGATCGTCATCAAAAAGCGCCGTAATGTTTTTTTCTTTTCCGCGGTCATTGTTTTTCTCCTGCGACTTTAGATTTGGTTTCTTCCTGCGCGATCATGTTGGCGCGCATTTTCAAAAGCGTTTTCAAAAATTGTTCCTGCTCGTCCGCGCTGATGCCCGCGAGCGCGCCTGCACGCGTATCCGCGCCGTGCTTTTTCAGCGTCTTTAATGTGGGTTCGGCCTGTTCGGTCAGGAAAAGCTGCGTTGCGCGGCGGTCGCCCGGATCGTTGCGGCGCTCCACCCAGCCCGCCGCCTGCATACGGTCGATCAGGCGCGTGGCGCTGATGGCCTGCGTTTCCAGCGCGTCGGCCAGATGGCATTGGCGCATGCCGGGGTTGCGCGACAGGTTTAGCAGCGCGCGCCACTGCGCCTGCGTCAGGTCAAGCTCCTGCACGCGGCGGTTGAAATCGGTGCGCATCAACCGCGCAACATCCTGCAGCAGGAAGCCAAGATTTTCGACGGTAGGGTCAGAACACGACATTGTTGATTCTCACAATAATAAGCATGCTTATAATTATATTAGCTTAATATATGCATGATTTCAACAATTATGGTGCATCGCCGCATTGCATGCAGCGTAACTTACTGTATTTATTTGATATTAAT from Alphaproteobacteria bacterium encodes the following:
- a CDS encoding MarR family transcriptional regulator; this encodes MSCSDPTVENLGFLLQDVARLMRTDFNRRVQELDLTQAQWRALLNLSRNPGMRQCHLADALETQAISATRLIDRMQAAGWVERRNDPGDRRATQLFLTEQAEPTLKTLKKHGADTRAGALAGISADEQEQFLKTLLKMRANMIAQEETKSKVAGEKQ